The genomic interval TAAATTCAAAGTATACTTTTGATACTTTTGTAATTGGATCTGGTAATCGCTTTGCCCATGCCGCTTCTCTTGCTGTTGCTGAAGCACCTGCAAAAGCATACAATCCTCTATTTATTTATGGAGGAGTTGGACTTGGAAAAACACACTTAATGCATGCAATTGGTCATTATGTTTTAGACCATAATCCATCTGCTAAAGTGGTATATTTATCGTCCGAAAAATTCACAAATGAATTTATCAATAGTATTCGTGACAACAAAGGTGCTGAGTTCCGTGATAAGTATCGAAATGTAGATGTTCTTTTAATAGATGATATTCAATTTCTTGCTGGAAAAGAATCAACACAAGAAGAATTTTTCCATACATTTAACACTTTACATGAGGAAAGCAAACAAATTATTATCTCTAGTGACCGCCCTCCAAAAGAGATTCCAACACTAGAAGATCGCCTGCGCTCCCGTTTTGAGTGGGGACTTATCACTGATATTACCCCACCAGACTTAGAGACACGAATTGCTATTTTAAGAAAAAAAGCAAAAGCTGATGGATTAGACATTCCGAATGAAGTAATGCTTTATATTGCTAATCAGATTGATACGAATATTCGTGAGCTAGAAGGTGCTCTTATTCGCGTTGTTGCTTATTCTTCCTTAATTAATAAAGATATCAATGCTGATTTAGCAGCTGAAGCCTTAAAAGATATTGTTCCTAGCTCTAAGCCGCGAGTAATAACTATTCATGATATTCAAAAGGTTGTAGGTGAGCTTTTTAATATTAAGTTAGAGGACTTTAAAGCAAAAAAACGAACAAAATCAATTGCATTTCCAAGGCAAATCGCTATGTATTTATCAAGAGAGCTAACTGATTTCTCCTTACCAAAAATCGGAGAAGAATTCGGTGGACGTGATCATACTACGGTCATTCATGCTCATGAAAAAATATCAAAAATGCTTTTAACTGATTCACTTCTACAAAAACAATTAAAAGAGATAAATGAACTCTTAAAAGTATAGATAGAATAATGTGTATAACTTCGCTTTATTTAAACACAGTCTATCCACATGTTGATAGACTGTGTTTACTTGCCTAAAACGAGTTATCCACATACTAACAGCGCCTACTACTTGTACTACTATTTTTTAAAAAATATATTATTAAAAAAAGCCATTAGAACTGTCATTCAAAAATTATTAAATCGGAGGATCAATTAATGAAATTCATCATCCAAAAAGAGAATCTTGTACAAAGTGTTCAAGACGTAATGAAAGCAATAACTAGTAGAACAACAATACCTATTCTCACTGGTATAAAGATTGTTGCAAGTGAAGAAGGAGTAACATTAACCGGAAGTGATTCAGACATTTCCATCGAATCTTTTATTCCTAAAGAAGAAAATGAACAAGAGATAGTGGATATTCAACAACCTGGTTCTATCGTTCTACAAGCGAAGTTTTTTAGTGAAATTGTTAAAAAGCTTCCTACCAATCAAGTTGAGATAATCGTTGATAATTTACAAACAACCATTCGTTCTGGAAAATCAGAATTTAATCTAAATGGACTCGATTCAGAAGAGTATCCGCATTTACCACAAATTACAGAACAAAATTCAATTAAGGTTCCTACAGATTTATTAAAAAACATTATTAAACAAACTGTTTTTGCAGTGTCCACCTCAGAAACACGACCAGTGTTGACAGGTGTAAACTGGAAGATTGAAAATAATGATCTAATCTGTATTGCAACAGATAGCCATCGACTTGCTTTAAGAAAAGCCAAAATAGAAGCAGAGACCGAGCAATCTTTTAATATTGTTATTCCAGGAAAAAGTTTAAACGAACTTAACCGTATTTTGGATGATCACAATGAACCAGTTGAAATTCTAGTGACGGAAAATCAAATTTTATTTAAAACAAAGCATATTCTTTTCTTCTCTCGTTTGTTAGAAGGAAATTATCCTGATACAAATCGCCTGATTCCAACTGAAAGCAAAACTGACATTATTGTGAATTCGAAGGAATTCCTCCAATCGATTGATCGTGCTTCTCTATTAGCCCGAGAAGGTCGAAATAATGTTGTTAAATTTTCAACAATGGGTGAAAATGTAATAGAAATTTCTTCTTTTACTCCTGAAATAGGAAAAGTTATTGAAGAATTAGTAAGTGAATCTGTTAGTGGTGAAGAACTGAAGATATCTTTCAGTGCTAAATTTATGATGGATGCACTAAAGGTTCTTGAAGGATCAGAAGTTAAAATTAGTTTTACTGGAGCAATGAGACCTTTTGTTATTCATCCAACAAATGATGATTCCACCTTACAACTTATATTGCCAGTTAGAACGTACTAAAAAGTATTGGGTGTTCCATTTAACGAACACCCATTTTTCTTTTTATTACTAGGGTGTATGAATATGCAAATTGGTTAATAAGTCGTTTGTGAGCATCGTTTTATCTCGCTCATTTAGAATATTACTTACTAATTTATAGAAATATTACACTTTTCTTTGTGTATCAATTAATTATTTAGTAGAATAGAAAGATACGATTAAAGTTGAGAGAGTGAAAAAATGAATAATCAAATTAAGATTGATACGGATTACATTACGTTAGGTCAATTTCTAAAAGTAGCAGAGTTAATACAATCAGGTGGAATGGCAAAATGGTTCCTAGGAGAATATGAGGTATTTGTAAATGGGGAACAGGATCAGCGCAGAGGAAGAAAGTTAAGAAGTGGTGATGAAATAAATATTCCTTCATTTGGCAAATACACTGTTTTGTAAAAAGGGTGAAACCAAATGTACATTGATGAGTTGCTTTTAAGAAATTACCGAAATTATGAGGAACTGGATATTTCTTTTGAGAATAAAGTAAATGTGATTTTAGGAGAAAATGCACAAGGGAAAACCAATGTGATGGAATCAATCTATGTTCTAGCTATGGCGAAGTCTCATCGAACCTCAAATGATAAAGAACTTATTTGTTGGGACAAAGAGTATGCTAAAATAGAAGGTAGATTAGTCAAAACACATGGGAAAGTCCCCATGCAGTTAGTTGTGTCCAAAAAGGGAAAAAAAGCAAAATTTAATCATATAGAGCAGCGGAAATTGAGTCAATATATCGGCAATATGAACGTAGTCATGTTCGCACCTGAAGACTTAAACCTAGTAAAAGGTAGCCCACAAATTAGAAGAAGATTTATTGATATGGAAATTGGGCAAATATCACCTGTATATTTGCATGATATGGGACAATATCAAAAAATACTACACCAGCGAAACACCTACTTAAAACAACTACAAATGAATAAACAAACCGATCATACCATGCTTGAGATTTTGACAGAGCAATTTATTGATATGGCAGTTAAAGTGGTAGCGAAGCGTTTTGAATTTCTGCATTTGCTGGAAAAGTGGGCGGTGCCTATTCATAAAGGAATATCTCGGGGGCTAGAAACACTGGAAATTCGCTATAAACCTTCTGTTGATGTATCAGAAGATCAGGATTTGTCGAAAATGAAGAGTGTATACGAAGAAAAATTCCAGAATCTAAAAAAACGAGAAATTGATAGAGGAATAACCTTATTTGGACCTCATCGTGATGATATGCTGTTTTATGTGAACAATAGAGATGTGCAAACTTTTGGTTCACAAGGACAGCAAAGAACGACTGCGTTATCCATTAAAATGGCAGAGATTGAACTGATTTATTCAGAAATACGTGAATATCCGATTCTACTTTTAGATGATGTGCTTTCTGAATTGGATGACTATCGTCAATCTCATTTGTTAAATACCATTCAAGGAAAAGTACAGACTTTTGTTACGACAACGAGTGTTGATGGCATAGACCATCATACGTTAAAAGAAGCAGCGACTTATCAAGTTGAATCAGGAACAATAAAAAAGATTCAATAGCTTTGAGGTGAAAAAAGTGTACGTTCATATTGGAGAAAATATTCTTGTCCGAACTTCAGAAATTATAACTATATTAGATAAACAAACAGTAGAGTCATCTCCTATTTCAAAAGAATTTTTAGAACGGCAAAAAGCAATGATTAATGGGAAAGGTTCATCTTATAAATCTATTGTGATAACGAAGGATACTATCTATTTTTCACCGATTGCTTCTAATACGTTAAAAAAACGAACGGTCCAGTTAACTGTTCAAGAGTACTAATGGATGCAAAATACAATGTAAAAATTTTCGATGTTAATGGAAAGTTAGGTGATCGATATGTCAACGGAACAAAATCCAGTTGAACAACAATCTTATGATGAAAGTCAGATACAGGTTTTAGAAGGCCTAGAGGCTGTAAGAAAAAGACCAGGGATGTATATTGGGTCAACAAGTAGTCGAGGTCTCCACCATTTAGTATGGGAAATTGTCGATAACAGTATCGATGAGGCGCTAGCCGGTTTTTGTAATGAGATTAATGTCATTATTGAAAAAGATAATAGTATTACTGTTAAAGATAATGGTCGCGGAATTCCTGTTGGTATTCAGGAGAAAATGGGAAGACCTGCTGTAGAAGTAATCATGACTGTTCTTCATGCCGGAGGAAAATTTGGCGGTGGAGGCTATAAAGTTTCTGGAGGACTTCATGGTGTTGGTGCTTCTGTAGTAAATGCTCTTTCAACGGAATTAGAAGTTTTTGTTCACCGTGATGGGAATGTCTATTACCAAAAATATCAAAAGGGTGTACCTGCCGCTGATTTGAAAATAATTGGTGAAACAGATCATACTGGTACGACTACACGCTTTAAACCAGATGGTGAGATTTTTAAGGAAACATTAGAGTATGATTTTGAAATCTTGGCTAACCGTATCAGAGAGCTTGCTTTCTTGAATCGCGCTATTCGTATTACGATTGAAGATATGCGTGAAGGTATGGAGAAAAGGAAAGAATACCATTATGAGGGTGGTATAAAGTCCTATGTAGAGCATTTAAATCGAAATAAAGAAGTGCTTTTTGAAGAACCGATTTATATTGAAGGAGAAAAAGACGGCATAAATGTCGAGATTTCTTTTCAATATAATGATGGCTATACGGGAAATATTTTTTCATTTGCTAACAATATTAATACCCATGAAGGTGGAACGCATGAATTTGGTTTCAAAACAGCTCTTACTCGTGTGATTAATGATTATGCAAGAAAAAATAGCTTATTAAAAGAATCCGATACAAATCTTTCTGGTGAGGATGTAAGGGAAGGGATTGTGGCGATTGTTTCTGTTAAGCATCCAGATCCACAATTTGAAGGGCAAACCAAAACGAAATTAGGAAATTCAGAAGTCCGTGCTATTACAGATACTGTTTTTTCTGAACATCTTGAGAAATTCCTTTTAGAGAATCCTACTGTAGCTCGGAAAATTGTCGATAAAGGTCAAATGGCTTTACGAGCAAGAATTGCAGCGAAAAAAGCAAGGGAATTAACCCGTCGAAAAAGTGCTCTTGAGGTTTCAAGCTTACCTGGTAAATTGGCGGATTGCTCCTCAAGAGATCCGAAAATCAGTGAATTATTCATTGTAGAGGGTGACTCAGCGGGTGGTTCGGCAAAATCAGGTCGAGATCGTCATTTCCAAGCAATTCTTCCGTTGAGAGGGAAAATTCTTAACGTAGAAAAAGCGAGATTGGATCGAATTTTGTCCAATAATGAAGTTCGTTCTATGATTACTGCAATTGGAACTGGAATCGGGGATGATTATGATATATCAAAAGCTAGATATCATAAAATTGTTATTATGACAGACGCCGATGTCGATGGAGCGCATATCCGAACTCTATTGTTAACCTTCTTCTATCGTTATATGAGAAAAATTGTAGAAGCTGGTTATATCTATATTGCACAGCCACCTTTATATAGTATTAAACAAGGGAAAAAGCTTGAATATGCCTATAGTGATGCACAATTACAACAAGTTCTAAGTACTTTGCCAGCTAATCCTAAGCCAAATATTCAACGTTATAAAGGATTAGGAGAAATGAATGCAGAGCAATTATGGGATACAACAATGGATCCTGAAAAAAGAGTGCTTTTACAGGTAAGCTTAGATGATGTAATTGAAGCAGATGAAACATTTGAAATGCTCATGGGTGATAAAGTGGAGCCGCGCAGAAACTTTATCGAAGAAAATGCAACTTATGTAAAAAATCTAGATGTTTAAAGATAGGAAAAGAAATTTGGTGCTGATTAGATTGGCACCTTGTGTATTTCTTTAGACGGTTCGTTATTCCTATTAATTATGAGGAATTCGATTAGATTTTCCTTTTTGCTAGTAAGAAGAGAAAGAAAATCTAATTGTTTCTTAAGGAGGTTCCTTCCATGGCTGATATGCCAAATTCTCAAATTAAAGATAGAAATATAAGTAAAGAAATGCGTGATTCCTTTTTAGATTACGCGATGAGTGTTATTGTCTCACGTGCACTTCCAGATGTGCGAGATGGCTTAAAGCCTGTACACCGACGTATTTTATATGCCATGCATGATCTTGGGATGCACTCGGATAAACCATTTAAGAAATCAGCGCGTATTGTTGGTGAAGTAATCGGGAAGTATCATCCACATGGTGATAGTGCTGTTTATGAGACAATGGTTCGTATGGCGCAGGATTTCAACTACCGTTATATGCTAGTTGATGGACATGGTAACTTTGGATCTGTAGATGGTGATTCAGCTGCAGCAATGCGTTACACAGAAGCAAGAATGTCTAAAATAGCAATGGAGCTATTACGAGATATTAATAAAGATACTATTGATTATAAGCCAAACTTTGATGGCGAAGAAAAAGAACCAGTTGTATTACCTTCTCGTTTCCCAAATTTACTTGTAAATGGTACGAGCGGAATAGCAGTTGGAATGGCTACGAATATTCCTCCTCATCAATTGGGAGAAATAATTGATGGTGTTCTAGAAGTTAGTAAAAACCCCGATATCACAATACCTGAATTAATGGAAATTATACCAGGACCAGATTTTCCAACGTATGGAATGATTGTTGGTAGAAGTGGGATTAGAAAAGCATATGAAACAGGTAGAGGCTCCATTATATTACGAGCAAGAGTAGAAATTGAAGTGAAGCCTAGTGGTAAGGAAGTTATTATTGTGAAAGAAATTCCTTATCAGGTCAATAAAGCTCGACTAGTTGAGCGCATAGCAGAACTAGTACGTGATAAGAAAATTGATGGAATCACTGATTTACGAGATGAGTCTGACCGTACTGGAATGCGTATTGTAATCGAAGTGCGAAAAGACGCAAATGCTAATGTTCTATTAAACAATTTATACAAACATACGGCTATGCAGACAAGC from Niallia sp. FSL W8-0635 carries:
- the dnaA gene encoding chromosomal replication initiator protein DnaA, producing LNNITDLWNNALSTIETKISKPSFDTWLKPTKAHSLQGDLLVVTAPNEFARDWLEERYSQLIAEILYEITGEGLLVKFIIPQNQKEEEFDQQISTKRKKKEEEVTEQTILNSKYTFDTFVIGSGNRFAHAASLAVAEAPAKAYNPLFIYGGVGLGKTHLMHAIGHYVLDHNPSAKVVYLSSEKFTNEFINSIRDNKGAEFRDKYRNVDVLLIDDIQFLAGKESTQEEFFHTFNTLHEESKQIIISSDRPPKEIPTLEDRLRSRFEWGLITDITPPDLETRIAILRKKAKADGLDIPNEVMLYIANQIDTNIRELEGALIRVVAYSSLINKDINADLAAEALKDIVPSSKPRVITIHDIQKVVGELFNIKLEDFKAKKRTKSIAFPRQIAMYLSRELTDFSLPKIGEEFGGRDHTTVIHAHEKISKMLLTDSLLQKQLKEINELLKV
- the dnaN gene encoding DNA polymerase III subunit beta, with the translated sequence MKFIIQKENLVQSVQDVMKAITSRTTIPILTGIKIVASEEGVTLTGSDSDISIESFIPKEENEQEIVDIQQPGSIVLQAKFFSEIVKKLPTNQVEIIVDNLQTTIRSGKSEFNLNGLDSEEYPHLPQITEQNSIKVPTDLLKNIIKQTVFAVSTSETRPVLTGVNWKIENNDLICIATDSHRLALRKAKIEAETEQSFNIVIPGKSLNELNRILDDHNEPVEILVTENQILFKTKHILFFSRLLEGNYPDTNRLIPTESKTDIIVNSKEFLQSIDRASLLAREGRNNVVKFSTMGENVIEISSFTPEIGKVIEELVSESVSGEELKISFSAKFMMDALKVLEGSEVKISFTGAMRPFVIHPTNDDSTLQLILPVRTY
- the yaaA gene encoding S4 domain-containing protein YaaA codes for the protein MNNQIKIDTDYITLGQFLKVAELIQSGGMAKWFLGEYEVFVNGEQDQRRGRKLRSGDEINIPSFGKYTVL
- the recF gene encoding DNA replication/repair protein RecF (All proteins in this family for which functions are known are DNA-binding proteins that assist the filamentation of RecA onto DNA for the initiation of recombination or recombinational repair.) → MYIDELLLRNYRNYEELDISFENKVNVILGENAQGKTNVMESIYVLAMAKSHRTSNDKELICWDKEYAKIEGRLVKTHGKVPMQLVVSKKGKKAKFNHIEQRKLSQYIGNMNVVMFAPEDLNLVKGSPQIRRRFIDMEIGQISPVYLHDMGQYQKILHQRNTYLKQLQMNKQTDHTMLEILTEQFIDMAVKVVAKRFEFLHLLEKWAVPIHKGISRGLETLEIRYKPSVDVSEDQDLSKMKSVYEEKFQNLKKREIDRGITLFGPHRDDMLFYVNNRDVQTFGSQGQQRTTALSIKMAEIELIYSEIREYPILLLDDVLSELDDYRQSHLLNTIQGKVQTFVTTTSVDGIDHHTLKEAATYQVESGTIKKIQ
- the remB gene encoding extracellular matrix regulator RemB, which gives rise to MYVHIGENILVRTSEIITILDKQTVESSPISKEFLERQKAMINGKGSSYKSIVITKDTIYFSPIASNTLKKRTVQLTVQEY
- the gyrB gene encoding DNA topoisomerase (ATP-hydrolyzing) subunit B, whose product is MSTEQNPVEQQSYDESQIQVLEGLEAVRKRPGMYIGSTSSRGLHHLVWEIVDNSIDEALAGFCNEINVIIEKDNSITVKDNGRGIPVGIQEKMGRPAVEVIMTVLHAGGKFGGGGYKVSGGLHGVGASVVNALSTELEVFVHRDGNVYYQKYQKGVPAADLKIIGETDHTGTTTRFKPDGEIFKETLEYDFEILANRIRELAFLNRAIRITIEDMREGMEKRKEYHYEGGIKSYVEHLNRNKEVLFEEPIYIEGEKDGINVEISFQYNDGYTGNIFSFANNINTHEGGTHEFGFKTALTRVINDYARKNSLLKESDTNLSGEDVREGIVAIVSVKHPDPQFEGQTKTKLGNSEVRAITDTVFSEHLEKFLLENPTVARKIVDKGQMALRARIAAKKARELTRRKSALEVSSLPGKLADCSSRDPKISELFIVEGDSAGGSAKSGRDRHFQAILPLRGKILNVEKARLDRILSNNEVRSMITAIGTGIGDDYDISKARYHKIVIMTDADVDGAHIRTLLLTFFYRYMRKIVEAGYIYIAQPPLYSIKQGKKLEYAYSDAQLQQVLSTLPANPKPNIQRYKGLGEMNAEQLWDTTMDPEKRVLLQVSLDDVIEADETFEMLMGDKVEPRRNFIEENATYVKNLDV